A DNA window from Dama dama isolate Ldn47 chromosome 19, ASM3311817v1, whole genome shotgun sequence contains the following coding sequences:
- the LXN gene encoding latexin, whose protein sequence is MEIPPTHYPAARAASVVESCINYQQGTPHKVFLVQTVTQASLEDIPGRGHKYRLKFSVEEIIQKEVTVNCTAEVLYPPMGQDTAPEVNFTFEGEIGKNPDEEDNTFYQRLKSMKEPLEAQNIPDSFGNVPPEMKPVRHLAWVASGYIIWQNSTENTWYKMAKIQTVKQVQRNDDFIELDYTILLHDIASQEIIPWQMQVLWHPQYGTKVKHNSRLPKEAQLE, encoded by the exons ATGGAAATCCCTCCGACCCACTACCCGGCCGCCAGGGCGGCCTCGGTGGTCGAGAGCTGCATCAACTACCAGCAGGGGACCCCGCACAAGGTGTTTCTGGTGCAGACGGTCACACAAGCCAGCCTGGAG gaTATTCCAGGAAGAGGACATAAGTATCGTCTTAAATTTTCTGTGGAAGAAATTATCCAAAAA GAAGTTACAGTGAACTGCACAGCTGAAGTGCTGTACCCTCCAATGGGACAAGATACGGCACCAGAAGTCAACTTCACATTTgaaggagaaattggaaaaaacCCAGATGAAGAAGATAACACATTTTATCAAAGACTCAAGTCCATGAAGGAACCACTAGAAGCACAAAATATTCcag ACAGTTTTGGAAATGTACCTCCAGAAATGAAGCCAGTTCGACATTTAGCCTGGGTTGCCAGTGGTTATATAATATGGCAAAACTCTACTGAAAATACATGgtataaaatggcaaaaattcaaACTGTCAAGCAAGTG caaAGAAATGATGACTTCATCGAGTTAGACTACACTATTCTCCTTCATGACATTGCATCTCAG GAGATTATTCCTTGGCAAATGCAAGTTCTCTGGCATCCACAATATGGTACTAAAGTAAAACATAATAGCCGTCTGCCAAAGGAAGCACAATTGGAATAA